The proteins below come from a single Carnobacterium divergens DSM 20623 genomic window:
- a CDS encoding YibE/F family protein: protein MSWFFVTHNAHLYQQTVVKITKNTVVKSVETTDATHNKDLVTTQELTGIVKNGAHQGDKILLKNEYSLSGAHDEKYRVGDELFVSISKKSKTPLEGSIDGVKRDQYLLIVGWIFLLSALFVGKKSGVFSIISLILNIVILSIVLDYYIRSENGNLLIISMGMVVLFTVISLFLVSGNNRKTYAAIISTLIGTFISFFIAYGVMNLLGDRGLRYEEMQFLTRAPRKVFLAGVLIGSLGAVMDVAIIMASTVQELVTKNKEISKDALVKSGMEIGKDIMGAMTNVLFFAYISGAVPMVLLYLKNGAAIGYTLSMNLSLELARALAGSIGIVLTIPIGLYISIYFIHKKGGIK from the coding sequence TTGTCGTGGTTTTTTGTAACGCATAATGCGCATTTATATCAACAGACGGTTGTGAAAATAACAAAAAATACCGTTGTAAAGTCAGTTGAGACAACGGATGCAACACATAATAAAGATCTGGTCACAACGCAAGAATTGACAGGGATTGTAAAAAATGGCGCACATCAAGGCGATAAAATTTTATTGAAAAATGAGTATTCTTTATCAGGGGCTCATGATGAAAAATACCGAGTTGGAGATGAACTTTTTGTCTCCATTTCAAAAAAATCAAAAACACCTTTGGAAGGCTCTATTGACGGTGTTAAGCGAGATCAATATTTGTTAATTGTCGGATGGATTTTCCTACTATCTGCTTTATTTGTTGGAAAAAAAAGTGGCGTTTTTTCAATTATTAGTTTGATTCTAAACATTGTGATTTTATCAATTGTACTTGATTATTATATTCGTTCTGAAAATGGCAATTTACTGATTATTTCAATGGGAATGGTTGTACTGTTTACGGTGATTTCACTCTTTTTAGTCAGTGGAAACAACAGGAAAACCTATGCCGCAATTATTTCCACGTTAATTGGAACGTTTATTTCCTTTTTCATTGCTTACGGAGTGATGAACCTACTTGGTGATCGAGGGTTAAGATACGAAGAAATGCAATTTTTAACTCGTGCACCTCGAAAAGTTTTTTTAGCAGGAGTATTGATTGGTTCGTTAGGTGCAGTAATGGATGTAGCTATTATTATGGCATCAACAGTACAGGAGTTGGTTACTAAAAATAAAGAGATTTCTAAAGACGCTCTTGTGAAATCAGGGATGGAGATTGGCAAGGATATTATGGGGGCCATGACAAATGTACTGTTTTTTGCATATATTAGTGGGGCAGTTCCAATGGTCTTACTGTATTTAAAAAATGGTGCCGCAATTGGTTACACACTTTCAATGAATTTATCGTTAGAACTAGCACGAGCTTTAGCAGGAAGTATTGGGATTGTCTTGACGATTCCAATTGGGTTGTACATTTCTATTTACTTCATCCATAAGAAAGGCGGGATCAAATGA
- the gatC gene encoding Asp-tRNA(Asn)/Glu-tRNA(Gln) amidotransferase subunit GatC, with protein MAITESEVKHVAKLSKLAFKDSEIAHFTEQMDQIIGMVEQLEAIDTTGVPITTHALETVNVMRSDVATEGTDRKELFKNVKTEKDGLIQVPAIMDNGEAGA; from the coding sequence TTGGCAATTACTGAATCAGAAGTAAAACACGTTGCTAAGCTATCGAAGCTAGCATTTAAAGATAGTGAGATTGCTCATTTTACAGAGCAAATGGATCAAATCATTGGAATGGTTGAACAACTTGAAGCCATCGATACAACTGGCGTACCCATCACAACACATGCACTAGAAACAGTAAATGTAATGCGTTCTGACGTTGCAACTGAAGGAACAGATCGTAAAGAGCTCTTTAAAAATGTAAAAACAGAAAAAGATGGACTAATTCAAGTTCCAGCAATTATGGATAACGGGGAGGCTGGAGCATGA
- the pcrA gene encoding DNA helicase PcrA has protein sequence MVLRDDLLNGMNPRQKEAVIHTEGPLLIMAGAGSGKTRVLTHRIAYLIEEKQVNPWNILAITFTNKAAKEMKERVARLMKTGGNDVWVSTFHSMCVRMLRRDIDKIGYNKAFTISDPSEQQTLMKRILKERNIDPKKYDPRAILSQISNAKNELMTPNDYRETASSPFEKIVADCYDDYQKELRRNQAVDFDDLIMLTIRLFQDSPETLDYYQNKFHYIHVDEYQDTNHAQYTLVNLLAKRFKNLCVVGDADQSIYGWRGANMENILNFEKDYADAEVVLLEQNYRSTKMILKAANDVIGNNSNRKKKKLWTDNDDGEKITYYRGQSEHDESRYIVSKMQEEMRERGLAYGDFAVLYRTNAQSRVIEENLLKSNIPYKMVGGHKFYDRKEIRDVLAYLRLIANPEDNMSFERVVNVPKRGIGPGTVDKLRTASNQYGWSMLETALNVSITPIAGKAAGELEAFGFMMKDLRQMQEYLPVTELVEEVLKRSGYLKALKAEQTLESETRIENIQEFLSVTQQFEKDSSEDKSLLTFLTDLALVSDLDNLEEEQTSEVTLMTLHAAKGLEFPIVFLIGVEEGVFPLSRALMEENELEEERRLAYVGITRAEQKLYITNAYSRMLYGRTQANAASRFIAEISEEALESGNQFTGNTPFRSSGSPVSRMQATKATSSIYQSPVSSKTESGAEKLGWSVGDKALHKKWGTGTVVKVSGDANNLELDIAFPEQGIKRLLAAFAPIEKA, from the coding sequence TTGGTATTAAGAGATGATTTATTAAATGGAATGAATCCACGTCAAAAAGAAGCTGTGATTCACACAGAAGGGCCTCTTTTGATTATGGCTGGTGCTGGTAGTGGGAAAACACGCGTGTTGACACATCGTATCGCGTATTTAATTGAAGAAAAACAAGTAAATCCATGGAATATTTTAGCCATCACATTTACAAATAAAGCTGCTAAAGAAATGAAAGAACGGGTCGCTCGTTTAATGAAAACAGGAGGCAATGATGTTTGGGTTTCTACTTTCCACTCAATGTGTGTCCGCATGCTACGTCGTGACATCGATAAAATCGGTTACAATAAAGCCTTCACTATAAGTGATCCAAGCGAGCAACAAACTTTGATGAAACGTATTTTAAAAGAACGTAATATTGATCCAAAAAAATATGATCCTCGTGCAATTTTAAGTCAAATCAGCAATGCAAAAAATGAGTTGATGACACCCAATGATTACCGTGAAACTGCAAGCAGTCCTTTTGAAAAAATAGTCGCCGATTGCTATGATGATTATCAAAAAGAGCTACGTCGCAATCAAGCAGTAGATTTTGATGATTTAATTATGCTAACAATTCGACTATTCCAAGATAGCCCCGAAACGTTAGATTATTATCAAAATAAATTTCATTACATTCATGTGGATGAGTATCAAGATACCAACCATGCACAATACACACTTGTTAATTTATTAGCGAAACGGTTTAAAAACCTTTGTGTCGTGGGAGATGCCGATCAAAGTATCTATGGCTGGCGTGGTGCAAATATGGAAAATATCTTGAATTTTGAAAAAGATTATGCTGACGCAGAGGTTGTTTTACTAGAGCAAAATTACCGATCAACTAAAATGATTCTTAAAGCGGCTAATGATGTGATTGGCAATAATAGCAATCGTAAAAAGAAAAAATTATGGACAGACAATGATGATGGAGAAAAAATTACCTATTATCGAGGTCAATCCGAACACGATGAATCTCGTTACATTGTGTCAAAAATGCAAGAAGAAATGCGCGAACGTGGTTTAGCATATGGCGATTTTGCCGTGTTGTACCGTACGAATGCACAGTCCCGTGTTATTGAGGAAAACCTGTTGAAATCCAATATTCCCTATAAAATGGTCGGCGGACATAAATTCTATGATCGCAAAGAAATTCGGGATGTTTTAGCTTATCTAAGATTAATTGCAAATCCGGAAGACAATATGAGCTTTGAACGGGTTGTAAATGTTCCAAAACGAGGAATTGGTCCAGGAACCGTTGATAAATTAAGAACAGCTTCAAATCAATATGGTTGGTCAATGCTTGAAACAGCTCTTAATGTGAGCATTACACCAATTGCTGGAAAAGCTGCAGGGGAATTGGAAGCATTTGGTTTTATGATGAAAGACTTAAGACAAATGCAAGAATACCTGCCAGTAACAGAATTAGTTGAAGAAGTTTTAAAACGCAGTGGTTATTTAAAAGCCTTAAAAGCAGAACAAACCTTAGAATCTGAAACTCGAATTGAAAATATTCAAGAATTTCTATCTGTAACGCAGCAATTTGAAAAAGATAGTTCGGAAGACAAAAGTTTATTAACCTTCTTAACGGATCTAGCACTTGTTTCTGATTTAGATAATCTAGAAGAAGAACAAACCAGTGAAGTAACCCTAATGACTCTTCACGCAGCAAAAGGTCTTGAATTTCCCATCGTCTTCTTGATAGGTGTGGAAGAAGGTGTCTTTCCTCTTTCAAGAGCGTTGATGGAGGAGAATGAATTAGAAGAAGAACGTCGTTTAGCCTATGTTGGGATTACTCGTGCGGAACAAAAATTATATATTACAAATGCTTATTCACGGATGTTGTATGGACGCACGCAAGCCAATGCAGCTTCTCGTTTTATCGCTGAAATTAGCGAAGAAGCTTTAGAGTCTGGTAACCAATTTACTGGGAATACACCCTTTAGAAGTAGCGGCAGTCCAGTTAGTCGAATGCAAGCTACCAAAGCCACAAGTAGTATTTACCAATCGCCTGTTTCAAGCAAAACAGAAAGCGGCGCGGAAAAATTAGGTTGGTCTGTTGGCGACAAAGCACTTCATAAAAAATGGGGAACAGGAACAGTTGTTAAAGTCAGCGGTGACGCGAATAATTTAGAATTAGATATTGCTTTTCCTGAACAAGGAATTAAACGTTTATTAGCAGCCTTTGCACCAATCGAAAAAGCTTAA
- a CDS encoding GntR family transcriptional regulator produces the protein MPRSKNLEKVAYHYLKEQIQSKEWLPQTHITEQKISTCLGISRTPIRNAFLKLQEEGYLTIIPHKGAVVTEPKIKFKEYADRLEYIELMIVHQLHFIELKEIQLDFPKLDCLLNQMIACIEQGDVQLYDEKERQLIRVFLQSGKNDYMMSSVMDTIRSLHQQKDSELAYILKKNIPKKIHHYSLIVDLLRKKQFGLARKQVRIAVNQLVLSVLND, from the coding sequence ATGCCTAGGTCGAAAAACTTAGAAAAAGTTGCGTATCATTATTTAAAGGAACAGATTCAATCAAAAGAATGGTTGCCACAAACGCATATCACAGAACAAAAGATTTCAACTTGTTTAGGAATTAGTAGGACGCCTATTCGAAATGCTTTTTTAAAGCTACAAGAAGAGGGCTATTTAACGATTATTCCTCATAAAGGTGCAGTGGTAACAGAACCTAAAATTAAATTTAAAGAATACGCTGACCGACTAGAGTATATTGAATTGATGATTGTTCATCAACTTCATTTTATAGAACTAAAAGAGATTCAACTTGACTTTCCTAAATTAGATTGTTTATTGAATCAGATGATCGCCTGTATTGAACAAGGTGACGTTCAGTTATATGACGAAAAAGAGCGTCAACTGATTCGTGTGTTTTTACAAAGCGGGAAAAATGATTACATGATGAGTAGTGTTATGGATACGATTCGTAGTCTTCACCAACAAAAAGACTCTGAATTAGCCTATATATTGAAAAAAAATATTCCTAAAAAAATTCATCACTATTCTCTAATTGTAGATCTTCTAAGAAAAAAACAATTTGGACTGGCTAGAAAACAAGTCCGAATCGCAGTTAATCAGTTAGTACTAAGTGTTTTAAATGATTAA
- a CDS encoding CamS family sex pheromone protein, whose translation MKRKLIVLAASCGLLLTACGDVTGNNQTTTTDTSTSEKAKATTSQLSKDYYRNVINDGQYKVSQSRGVSLSLNSGYNIKAFETGLMNLSHSEFPTDTYYFQEGQQLDAETISKWIKRSSGDNPEPDLTVSDPEGLNPVDNGELEPDKRAPKYLSQILEQNYMVKDGDNFKLAGISIGLALNSVDYYQKVQYGAEFKTDIQRANLEAEGKKMANEIVARLRKMEGLGNIPITVGLFEQTPKDSLAGGVFFSEGVSKDGAATVANWKDINEKKVIFPRTDGETSNETTSFENFKSQVQSFFPNLNGVTAEATYSGDQLIKMKATVTTQFYGQSEIIALTQHVSDNASKYLPPNIPIEISINSIDGMEAFLNRDSGEKEFQSHVFD comes from the coding sequence ATGAAACGAAAATTAATAGTGTTAGCAGCGTCATGTGGATTGCTTTTAACCGCATGTGGTGACGTTACAGGAAACAATCAAACGACAACAACAGATACTTCAACAAGTGAAAAAGCGAAAGCAACTACTAGTCAATTATCTAAGGACTATTATCGAAACGTCATTAATGATGGGCAATACAAAGTGAGTCAATCAAGAGGGGTTAGTTTAAGTTTAAACTCAGGATACAACATCAAGGCATTTGAAACAGGTTTAATGAATCTGTCTCATTCAGAATTCCCAACGGACACTTACTATTTTCAAGAAGGACAGCAACTAGATGCGGAAACAATTTCTAAGTGGATAAAACGTAGCTCAGGCGATAATCCAGAACCTGATTTAACAGTGAGTGATCCTGAAGGATTGAATCCAGTAGATAATGGGGAACTTGAACCAGATAAGCGTGCACCTAAATATTTAAGCCAAATTTTAGAACAAAATTACATGGTAAAAGATGGCGATAATTTTAAATTAGCAGGTATAAGTATTGGCTTAGCATTAAATAGTGTCGATTATTACCAAAAAGTACAATACGGAGCAGAATTTAAAACCGACATCCAACGAGCTAACTTAGAAGCTGAAGGAAAGAAAATGGCAAATGAAATTGTTGCACGTTTGCGTAAAATGGAAGGCTTAGGAAATATTCCAATTACAGTAGGTCTTTTTGAACAAACGCCTAAAGATAGTTTAGCTGGCGGTGTTTTCTTTAGCGAAGGCGTTAGCAAAGATGGCGCTGCAACTGTTGCTAACTGGAAAGACATTAACGAAAAGAAAGTGATATTCCCAAGAACAGATGGCGAAACCAGTAATGAGACAACGAGTTTTGAAAACTTTAAATCTCAAGTTCAAAGCTTCTTCCCAAATTTAAATGGTGTTACCGCAGAAGCGACATACAGTGGAGATCAATTGATTAAAATGAAGGCAACCGTAACGACTCAATTTTACGGTCAGTCTGAAATCATTGCCTTAACACAACACGTGTCAGACAATGCATCAAAATATTTACCGCCGAATATTCCAATTGAAATCTCGATTAATTCAATTGATGGAATGGAAGCCTTCTTAAATCGGGATAGTGGGGAAAAAGAATTTCAATCTCATGTTTTCGATTAA
- a CDS encoding YibE/F family protein: MTVLVGLAIILFVLMRIIGGEKGTKSFIALFLNFVIVFMMMLLTVYEKDPIFLTFIACILVSCVNLFYINEVNLKTKTAFVATLMTVFILFILVYGLMEFAKIQGFGEEEVEELSTFSFYIGIDFIKVGISTILLGMIGAVTDTAISIASAMNEIYFHNPLLTKKNLFKSGMTVGKDILGTTTNTLFFAFVGGYLALILWFKDIYYSFETIINSKVFMAEVLSVLCIGIGAILIIPITAWLTSMILTKVEKT, from the coding sequence ATGACTGTACTAGTGGGTCTTGCTATTATTTTATTTGTTTTAATGAGAATAATTGGTGGAGAAAAGGGAACTAAATCTTTTATTGCCTTATTTTTAAATTTTGTCATTGTTTTTATGATGATGTTATTAACGGTCTATGAAAAAGACCCGATATTCTTAACCTTTATTGCCTGTATTTTAGTAAGCTGTGTCAATTTGTTTTACATTAATGAAGTCAATTTAAAGACAAAGACAGCTTTTGTGGCAACTTTAATGACGGTTTTTATTTTATTCATCTTGGTTTACGGGTTAATGGAGTTTGCTAAAATCCAAGGATTTGGTGAAGAAGAAGTAGAAGAACTAAGCACTTTTTCATTCTACATTGGAATTGACTTTATAAAAGTAGGGATTTCAACCATTTTGTTAGGAATGATTGGAGCAGTTACCGATACAGCAATTTCAATTGCTTCTGCAATGAACGAAATCTACTTCCATAATCCATTGTTGACTAAAAAAAATCTTTTTAAATCAGGTATGACGGTTGGAAAAGATATCTTAGGCACCACCACTAACACCTTATTTTTTGCGTTTGTAGGAGGATACCTAGCGCTTATTCTTTGGTTTAAAGATATTTATTATTCTTTTGAAACTATTATTAATTCCAAAGTATTTATGGCGGAAGTTTTATCTGTTCTTTGTATTGGAATTGGTGCTATTTTGATTATTCCAATTACGGCTTGGCTCACATCAATGATTTTGACAAAGGTAGAAAAAACGTAA
- the gatA gene encoding Asp-tRNA(Asn)/Glu-tRNA(Gln) amidotransferase subunit GatA, producing MSLLEKDLTELHDLLISKEITAVDLMNATFDRIEATEDKVGAFITVSKEEALALAKKLDEKGIDESNVLAAMPIGIKDNIVTKDIKTTAASKMLEDFIPIYDATVMNKVYESDMIPVGKLNMDEFAMGGSTETSYFKQTKNPWDLTKVPGGSSGGSAAAVAAGQVPISLGSDTGGSIRQPAAFTGIVGMKPTYGRISRFGLIAFASSLDQIGPFTRTVKDNAYVLNGISGYDANDSMSAKTEVPDFTAKLNQDIKGMKIGVPKEYLQEGVAEDVKNAVLEAIETYKKLGATVEEVSLPHSKYGIAVYYIIASSEASSNLQRFDGIRYGYRSPEAKSLDDLYVMSRSEGFGMEVKRRIMLGTFSLSSGYYDAYFKKAGQVRTLIKQDFEKVFNDYDLILGPTTPTTAFNLDENMDDPLTMYMNDILTVPVNLAGVPAISIPCGFSNGLPIGLQLIGKHFDEATIYQAAYAFEQATEFHKEKPNL from the coding sequence ATGAGTTTATTAGAGAAAGACTTAACCGAATTACATGACTTATTGATTTCAAAAGAGATTACTGCCGTAGATTTAATGAACGCTACCTTTGACCGTATCGAAGCAACGGAAGATAAAGTAGGCGCTTTTATTACAGTCAGTAAAGAAGAAGCGTTAGCGTTAGCTAAAAAACTAGACGAAAAAGGCATTGACGAATCCAATGTTTTAGCAGCAATGCCAATCGGAATTAAAGATAATATTGTTACAAAAGATATCAAAACAACTGCAGCAAGTAAAATGTTGGAAGATTTTATTCCAATTTATGATGCAACGGTTATGAATAAAGTATATGAATCAGACATGATTCCAGTTGGAAAATTAAACATGGATGAATTTGCAATGGGCGGAAGTACAGAAACGTCTTACTTTAAACAAACCAAAAACCCATGGGATTTAACAAAAGTTCCTGGTGGCTCTTCAGGTGGATCAGCAGCAGCCGTTGCGGCTGGACAAGTTCCAATTTCACTTGGTAGTGATACCGGTGGAAGTATTCGTCAACCAGCAGCCTTTACGGGTATTGTTGGAATGAAACCAACTTATGGTCGTATTTCGCGCTTTGGTTTGATTGCTTTTGCTTCAAGTTTAGATCAAATTGGACCATTTACACGTACAGTAAAAGACAATGCCTACGTGCTAAATGGAATCAGTGGATATGATGCCAACGATTCAATGAGCGCTAAAACAGAAGTACCGGATTTTACAGCTAAATTAAACCAAGACATCAAAGGCATGAAGATTGGTGTTCCAAAAGAATATTTACAAGAAGGTGTAGCTGAGGACGTTAAAAACGCTGTTCTTGAAGCAATTGAAACCTATAAAAAATTAGGTGCAACGGTTGAAGAAGTTAGCTTACCGCATTCAAAATATGGGATTGCCGTGTATTATATCATTGCATCAAGTGAAGCTTCATCAAACTTGCAACGCTTTGACGGCATACGTTACGGTTACCGTTCGCCAGAAGCAAAATCATTAGATGATCTATATGTAATGAGCCGCTCAGAAGGCTTTGGAATGGAAGTAAAACGTCGTATCATGCTTGGAACCTTCTCACTAAGCTCAGGCTATTATGACGCTTATTTCAAAAAAGCAGGCCAAGTTCGTACATTGATCAAACAAGATTTTGAAAAAGTCTTCAATGACTACGATCTAATCTTAGGTCCTACAACGCCGACAACTGCCTTTAATTTAGACGAAAACATGGACGACCCATTAACGATGTATATGAACGATATCTTAACCGTTCCAGTTAACTTAGCCGGTGTACCAGCGATTTCAATTCCTTGTGGTTTTTCAAATGGCTTGCCAATTGGGTTGCAACTGATTGGAAAACATTTTGATGAAGCAACGATTTATCAAGCTGCTTACGCATTTGAACAAGCAACTGAATTTCATAAAGAAAAACCAAACTTGTAG
- the ligA gene encoding NAD-dependent DNA ligase LigA, protein MTEKYSFDQAKEEVFQLRTKLEQYSYEYYVKDNPSIEDHEYDKLYHRLVELETEFPDLVTGDSPTQRVGGTVLPGFTKVVHEIPMLSLGNAFNKNDLLDFDQRIKKLVEGEVEYICELKIDGLAVSLKYEEGKLVQAATRGDGTVGEDITQNIRTVKSVPLRLKKPYSIEVRGECYMPKSSFLKLNKEREENGEDVFANPRNAAAGSLRQLDPKIAAKRNLSTFLYTVTDFGELTATSQEEALNQLDELGIKTNHERKLCQSIEEVCQYVEAFHEKRSELPYEIDGIVIKVNRFSTQEKLGFTVKAPRWAIAYKFPAEEAQTIVREIEWTVGRTGVVTPTAIMDPVRLAGTTVQRASLHNVDLIKERDIRLLDTVVIHKAGDIIPEVTRVVLDKREKTSEPYQIPTHCPACDSELVHLEEEVALRCMNPKCPAQITEGLSHFVSRNAMNIDGLGNKVIIQMYEKDLVHDVADLYKLTFEELLTLDKIKEKSANNLLAAIDNSRSNSVERLLFGLGIRHVGAKAAKLVAEEFGSMTGIRQATKEEILAIDGIGDIIAESLQTYFSLPEVTELINELATLQVNLDYLGKKKNEVVQSDSVFNGKTIVLTGKLTHFTREEAKVRIENLGGNVTGSVSKKTDIVVAGSDAGSKLAKAEKLEITVWNEDQLLEQLEGEE, encoded by the coding sequence ATGACTGAAAAGTATTCATTTGATCAAGCCAAAGAAGAAGTTTTTCAATTAAGAACTAAATTAGAACAATATAGTTATGAATACTATGTAAAAGATAACCCCTCCATTGAGGATCATGAATACGATAAACTTTATCACCGTTTAGTTGAACTTGAAACGGAATTTCCCGATTTAGTAACTGGAGATTCCCCAACCCAACGAGTGGGTGGCACTGTTTTACCAGGCTTTACAAAAGTAGTTCATGAAATTCCAATGCTAAGTTTAGGCAATGCCTTCAATAAAAACGATTTGCTTGATTTTGATCAACGAATTAAAAAATTGGTTGAAGGAGAGGTTGAATACATTTGCGAGTTAAAGATTGATGGACTGGCAGTGTCGTTGAAATATGAAGAAGGAAAACTAGTTCAAGCAGCTACAAGAGGAGATGGAACAGTTGGCGAAGATATTACGCAGAATATCAGAACGGTGAAATCAGTCCCACTCCGCTTAAAAAAACCTTATTCAATTGAAGTTCGTGGCGAATGCTATATGCCAAAGTCTTCATTTTTAAAATTAAATAAAGAACGAGAAGAAAATGGCGAAGATGTTTTTGCTAATCCAAGAAATGCGGCAGCAGGTAGTTTGCGCCAGTTAGACCCTAAAATAGCGGCTAAGCGTAATCTGAGTACTTTTTTATACACAGTAACTGACTTTGGTGAATTGACAGCGACTAGTCAAGAAGAAGCTTTAAATCAATTAGACGAATTAGGAATCAAAACAAATCATGAACGCAAGTTGTGTCAATCAATAGAAGAAGTGTGTCAGTATGTCGAAGCGTTTCATGAAAAAAGAAGCGAATTACCTTATGAAATTGATGGAATTGTAATCAAAGTCAACCGTTTTTCAACACAAGAAAAACTAGGTTTCACAGTTAAAGCACCCCGCTGGGCTATTGCGTATAAATTTCCAGCAGAAGAAGCTCAGACGATTGTAAGAGAAATTGAATGGACGGTGGGTCGAACAGGAGTTGTAACACCAACAGCTATCATGGACCCCGTTCGTTTAGCTGGTACAACGGTGCAACGAGCAAGCTTACACAATGTAGACTTAATTAAAGAGCGCGACATTCGTTTACTCGACACAGTTGTTATTCATAAAGCAGGAGATATTATTCCAGAAGTAACGAGAGTAGTCCTTGATAAACGTGAAAAGACAAGTGAACCTTACCAAATCCCAACCCATTGTCCCGCTTGTGACAGTGAATTGGTTCACTTAGAAGAAGAAGTCGCACTGCGTTGTATGAACCCAAAATGCCCTGCTCAAATTACGGAAGGCCTGTCTCATTTTGTTTCAAGAAATGCAATGAACATCGATGGTCTAGGCAATAAAGTCATCATTCAAATGTACGAAAAAGACCTTGTACACGATGTAGCAGATTTGTATAAACTCACATTTGAAGAACTGCTTACACTAGATAAAATTAAAGAAAAATCAGCTAATAATCTATTGGCGGCGATCGATAATAGTCGAAGCAATTCAGTTGAGCGCTTATTATTCGGCTTAGGGATTCGACATGTTGGTGCTAAGGCTGCTAAATTGGTAGCAGAAGAGTTCGGCTCAATGACTGGAATCCGTCAAGCAACGAAAGAAGAAATTTTAGCAATCGATGGAATAGGTGACATTATTGCAGAAAGTCTTCAAACTTATTTTTCATTACCTGAAGTAACGGAATTGATAAACGAATTAGCAACTTTGCAAGTGAATTTAGATTACTTAGGAAAGAAAAAAAACGAAGTCGTACAAAGTGATTCAGTATTTAATGGGAAAACGATTGTCTTAACTGGAAAGCTAACGCATTTCACTCGAGAAGAAGCCAAAGTTCGAATTGAAAATCTTGGTGGAAATGTAACGGGAAGCGTATCGAAAAAAACGGATATTGTCGTAGCAGGATCGGATGCGGGTAGTAAACTAGCAAAAGCTGAAAAGTTAGAAATTACGGTTTGGAATGAAGATCAATTACTAGAACAACTGGAAGGAGAGGAATAA